Genomic segment of Aquarana catesbeiana isolate 2022-GZ linkage group LG02, ASM4218655v1, whole genome shotgun sequence:
AGAACTACTGCTCAAACCACTTTCTACCCTCTACATGTATCTTACAGTGGCTCATGACACGGACACCTCACATATGCTGGCCAAGTGGAGGGTAGATATTCCAAAACCTAGACGAAGATATATGGGAAGAATGTGTATCCACATTTATTCCTTCTATGATAGCGTCCAGAGATCGTTTTGTGCAATTAAAATTTCTgcatagggcatactataccccacaAAGGTTGGCCAATATATACCCCTCTCTCAGCCCACTGTGCACGAGATGCTCTACCGAGCGAGGCTCCTTCTTCCATATGGTCTGGACTTGTCACAAGATTCATCCATACTGGAGAGGGGTGTCGGAGGTACTAACAGAAATCTGTGGCGCCGCGTTGACACTGGACCCTCTTGTCTTCTTGCTCAGCTATCTCGGGGATGTAGAAGGGGACCGCTATACCAAATTATGCCTGACTTTTGCCCTCTACTATGCAAGAAGGGAAATCCTGTTGAAATGGAAGGGTACAGAGCTCCCCACAGTTGCCGCATGGCGAAATGCAATCAATAAAGTCCTTCCATTATACAAAATTACATATGAAAGTAGGAACTGCCCagcgaaatttgaaaaaatatggtcaCACTGGTCTGATGCCTAAAGCAGTGAACTCCTATCATATGCAACCGTCACGGTATTGCATCTATAAGTTACTGGAGAGCTGAGAGTGGTTTCGGATCGTTCTCTGGGCCATCTCCCCCCCctcatcctccctctccctcccccccccccccctttttttttttcctcccttcccctttttcctcctttcccctccttctttcctccccctcctcccctcctccctgttctctcccgtccctcccccccccccggtccgaaATAATCTCCTTCTCGCTATATCTCTAGCAGGAGAATGCTAGGAACAAGCTAAGAATACCTCTGTTTGTATAAAGTATATGCACCCCCCTTCTGTACTGAACCATTTGATATTTGTAGTTAAAAATAGACATATTCTTTACTACAGACTGCTTTTCACCTTTGGAAACTCTGATTCCCCGATTGCCTGGCAATAGATAAATCCCACTGAGTTACGATCTGGTggcaaatactgtactgattatgCTCATGCTGTTTTGTAttttataattttaaaataaataaaaaactcttACTGTCAAAAAAAAGAGCCATAGTAGGCACgcgcgggggacccgatgcacgttgCGGGCAGCCGccatgtctgccggccacccgggATCGCGGtaaagagagccagaacagggatctgtcaatgtaaatgtcagtgttcctagtgattatgaacagcgatctctctctcctccttcagtcagtcccatccccccacagttagaaacacctcccaggcaacacatttaaccccttgatcgcccccctagtgttaaccccttctttgaaagtcacatttacacagtaatcagtgcatttttatagcactgatccctgtataaatgtcaatggtcccaaaaaagtgttaaacgtgtccgatctgtctggcacaatgtcacagtcccgctaaaaattgcaaatcactgccattactagtaaaaaaataataataatagaaatgccataaatctatcccatattttgtggacgccctaacttttgcgcaaaccaatcaaaatacgcttattgtgattttttttagcacaaaaatgtagaagaatacatattggcctaaactgatgaagaaattttttttttttttttttttgggggggggggatatttattatagcaagaagtaaaaaatattttttttttcaaaattgacgctctttttttgtttatagcgcaaaaaataaaaacccgcagaggtgatcaaataccaccaaaagaaagctctatttgtgggaaaaagaggagatcaattttgtttgggtacaattggGGACAATTGCCCCTCTGCCCAGTCTGCCCCtgagctgcaatataatgcacttttggttttaggtttaataacGCTTTAACAATGAGGGACACTGTCCTGTCCCACtcatatgtatattttttgttgttgtattgAACTGTATCAGTTTACTATCACTATATAGCATACTATTCTGTTTAACTGTGCAGAAGCAGcaaaagaaagatttcagccataGGCTCTGAAaacttctaatgccgcatacacacgagctgacttttcgaccggactggtccagactgtgtgggcttcatcgaacctgcagctgacttttttgaaAATCTgacgactttagatttggaacatgtttcaaatctttccgacggactcaagtctgatcgaaaagtccactcgtctgtatgctagtccaacggacgagaaccgacgctagggcagctataggctactggctatcaacttccttattttagtccggtcgtacgtcatcacgtacgaatccgtcggactttggtgtgatcgtttgtaggcaagtccgtttgttcggaaagtccgtcggaagtcctccgaaagtccgttggatagaccgtcggaccagtccggtcaaaaagtccgcttgtgtgtacgcagcataagggccATAGGAAAGTTTGCATCTGGGGTGGAGAAGGTAAGTTACTTTAGGTTAGGGGTTAGGCGAAAAGGATAACTATATTTTCTTAATATACAGTTATCCTTGATTAGTACACTTTGCTACCAGGATgctaataaaaaaactaaatacaatacatttatttataataattttttaatataaCGAGTCATAGCATCTTTCACTTCTCTGTTTCGCAAGCTATAGATGATGGGGTTCATCATTGGGATAACCATAGTGTAAAAGATTGACACCACTTTTTCTTGGGTAACAGAATAGCTGGAAGCTGGACGTAGATACATGAAAAAAACTGTTCCATAAAACAAGGCAACACAGGACAGATGGGAGCTACATGTAGAAAATGCTTTGTGTCTTCCCTCCAGTGAGCGGATGTTCATTATGGTGAAAAATATGTAGATATATGAGGCTAAGGTAACTGCTGCTGAAAACAGACCTAGAGTGGCAACTATACTAAATACGACTGTTTTGTTTATATACGTATCAGAACAGGACAGTGACATCAGGGGGTTAATGTCACAGTAGTAGTGGTTGATTACATTTGATCCACAAAAACTCAAACTAAATGTGCTACTTGTGTGAATCCCAGCTGTGACAAGTCCACCAAAATACACAACAGTCATCAGGACCAACCTTGTTCTTCTATTCATGATAACCACATAGAGAAGAGGATGACAAATTGCAACAAAGCGGTCATAAGCCATGGTAGATATTAAATAGCCTTCTGTGGTTGCaaagaaagcaaagaaaaataGTTGTAGCAAACAGCCAACAAAAGTGATGAGCTTCTTCTCAGAAAGCAAATCATACAGCATTTTAGGAGTCACAGCAGAACAGAAACATAGGTCTGAGAAGGACAAATTGCTGAGAAAGAAATACATTGGGTTGTGCAAGTCATTAATCATTATTATAATTAATATGATGGCAGTGTTTCCAAAAACAGTAATAAGATATATGAGCAAAaacagaaggaaaagaaaaagtggCAATGTTTGATCACTGGTGATACCCATGAATATGAATTCAGTTACACTGGACAGGTTACTCGGGGCCATACTATGGATAGAGAAAAACTGTATAATacaaaataaagagaaaattaTAAAAGCAAAGCATCATAATCTTACTAAAattgcaataaaaatgtaaatgcataTAAAATAGTCTGAGAGATATTTTAGATGGTAATTAAATCGAGGAGAGAGATTGTTTTATTAAGGCTCTGTTCATTTTTTGCTTAGGTGTACTGTTTTACATAACTAACTATTTTTACACATCATTATCTGTAATAAATGATAATAAGTAATACATCAtttattttacaaacaaatatttaaCACAGGTTGCATCCGTGACACAGCTATGAACAATCTCAAGCACGTTAGCAGCCTGGGTAAAATGAGTAATTAAGACAGCCTCTCATCTCTCTTACAGAAGATGTAGTCATTCATTGGTCTGGAAAATCAAATCTGTTCTGCAATTTCACCTTGTCTTTTAATAGTCTTGCATTGTTACCCACTAAAAACTGTTCTGTTTGCAATTTATCAACTGCTAGCTTCAGTGGTAtttgtatatttacagtatatgcaatatttcataataACTTTACTTAACCTATCAAACAGTTTTCTGTCATCATAAAATGATGATGGTACATAAAAAGACAGCAGAAAAACTATCATACACAAAATTGTAATCTCATTTTATAGAACGCTTAAACATCCAAGTTTTGGCCAAAGTATGGGCAAATACATAGAATATGCATCATACCTGATGTTTAATAACAGACATTAACAATAAACAGTAACAATGACAACAGTAACTGTACCTGGAAATTGAATACTTTTCTAAGCACATTAAATAATGTTAGAAATTGTAATTGTATCTTACGTTTAAGATTTTTACATGAAGCAAAACCAAGATAGTCTGCTAATGTGCTATATATTAGgcataagaaaaataaaattactTACTAATGTTTTTACTTTACTATTTACTGATGATTTTACATTATAATATATTAATAGTTATTTCTAACAGTTGTTTTTCTTATGAAGAATAAGAAAATAAGCATTTGAAGCAAGCTGAATGTGTTAACTTTGTTTCATTCAGGGCCTTTTAATATATAGTACAAGTTGCAGGCATTGGGCCTGATTTACTAGAAGGAAACACAGTGAGAAATAAATGCACTGCTTTAAGAAATGCATGTGTTAAAGCAACCCTGTCATGTTTTCAAAAATCTCAAAATGTCTTTTACCTTCCCTTCCTTGCAGCGTTGCCAGCTCCATACAACTTATGGCATTCAACACTTCCGTGATTGTCTGTCTGTGTTGCCCACCATGCACCATTGGTTCCATCCACCATCCCTTACGTCTCTGTTCAGCCCAGCAGGGACAGAGGAAAGGTAGAAGACAAGGACTGCTGGAAAGGGGagaatatatagtgccttgaaaaagtattcataccccttgatattttccacattttgtcatgttacaaccaaaaacgtaaatgtattttattgggattttatgtgatagaccaacacaaagtggcacataattgtgaagcggaaagaaaataataaatggttttccaaatcttttacaaataaatatatgaaaagtgtggcatgcgtttgtattcagccccctttactctgatacccctagctaaaatctagtggaactaattgccttcagaagtcacctaattagtaaatagagtccacctgtgtgtgatttaatctcagtataaatacagttgttctgtgaatccctcagaggtgtgttagagaaccttagtgaacaaacagcatcatgaaggccaaggaacacaccagctaggtcagggataaggttgtggagaagtttaaagcaggtttaggttataaaaaaataccccaagctttgaacatctcatggagcactgttcaatccatcatccaaaaatgaaaagagtatggcacaactgcaaacctatgaagacatggccatccacctaaactgacaggccgggcaaggagagcattaatcagagaagcatccaagagtaactctgcaggagctgcagagatccacagctcaggtgggagaatctgtccacaggcaaAACTATTAGTCccccactccacaaatctggcctttatggacaagtggcaagaagaaagccattgttgaaagaaagccataagaagtccagtttgcaggtGAGAGAAGCCATttaggggacacagcaaaaatgtggaagtaggtgctctggtcagatgagaccaaattttaactttttggcctaaaagcaaaatactgTGTGTGAcggaaaagtaacactgcacatcaccctgaacacaccatccccaccgtgaaacatggtggtggcagcatcacattgtggggatgcttttcttcagcagggacagggaagctgatcagagttgatgggaagatggatggagccaaatacagggcaatttgagaagaaaacttgttagagtctgcaaaagacttgagactggggcagagggtcaccttccagcacgacaacgaccctaaacttacagccagagctacaatggaatggcttaaatcaaagcatatttgtgtgttagaatggcccaatcaaagtccagacctaaatccaattgagaatctgtggcaagacttgaaaattgctgtttacagacgctctccatccaatctgacagagcttgagctattttgcaaagaagaatgtgccaAAATGTcacgctctagatgtgcaaagctggtagagacatacccaaaaagacttgcagctgtaattgcagcaaaaggtggttctacaaagtattgactcagccagttgggggctgaatacaaatgcatgccacacttttcagatatttatttgtaaaatattttgaaaacgatttatcattttccttccacttcacaattatgtgccactttgtgttggtctatcacataaaattccaataaaatacatttacgtttttggttgtaacatgacaaaatgtggaacatttctaggctatgaatactttttcaaggcactgtgtgtgtgtatatatatatatatatatatatatatatatatatatatatacacagtatctcacaaaagtgagtaagtacacccctcacatttttgtaaatattttattatatatcttttcatgtgacaacactgtataaatgacactttgctacaatgtaaagtagtgagtgtacagcttgtataacagtgtaaatatgctgtcccctcgaaataacccaacacacagccattaatgtctaaaccgctggcaacaaaagtgagtacaccccagtgagtacagtaaaaaatgaaagtgaaaatgttcaaattgagcccaattagccattttccctctcggtgtcatgtgactcgttagtgttacaaggtctcaggtgtgaatcgggagcaggtgttatcactctcaccctctcatactggtcactggaagttcaacatggtacctcatggcaaagaactctct
This window contains:
- the LOC141129831 gene encoding olfactory receptor 5AR1-like, which codes for MAPSNLSSVTEFIFMGITSDQTLPLFLFLLFLLIYLITVFGNTAIILIIIMINDLHNPMYFFLSNLSFSDLCFCSAVTPKMLYDLLSEKKLITFVGCLLQLFFFAFFATTEGYLISTMAYDRFVAICHPLLYVVIMNRRTRLVLMTVVYFGGLVTAGIHTSSTFSLSFCGSNVINHYYCDINPLMSLSCSDTYINKTVVFSIVATLGLFSAAVTLASYIYIFFTIMNIRSLEGRHKAFSTCSSHLSCVALFYGTVFFMYLRPASSYSVTQEKVVSIFYTMVIPMMNPIIYSLRNREVKDAMTRYIKKLL